A stretch of the Macaca mulatta isolate MMU2019108-1 chromosome 14, T2T-MMU8v2.0, whole genome shotgun sequence genome encodes the following:
- the PPP1R14B gene encoding protein phosphatase 1 regulatory subunit 14B, translated as MADSGTAGGAALAAPAPGPGSGGPGPRVYFQSPPGAAGEGPGGADDEGPVRRQGKVTVKYDRKELRKRLNLEEWILEQLTRLYDCQEEEIPELEIDVDELLDMESDDARAARVKELLVDCYKPTEAFISGLLDKIRGMQKLSTPQKK; from the exons ATGGCGGACAGCGGCACGGCGGGGGGCGCGGCGTTGGCGGCCCCGGCCCCCGGGCCGGGCAGTGGCGGCCCAGGACCACGCGTCTACTTTCAGAGCCCCCCCGGGGCCGCAGGAGAGGGCCCGGGTGGCGCGGACGATGAGGGCCCAGTGAGGCGCCAAGGGAAGGTCACCGTCAAGTATGACCGCAAGGAACTACGGAAGCGCCTCAACCTAGAGGAGTGGATCCTGGAGCAGCTTACGCGCCTCTACGACTGCCAG gaagAGGAGATCCCAGAACTGGAGATAGATGTGGATGAGCTCCTGGACATGGAGAGTGACGATGCCCGGGCTGCCAGGGTCAAG GAGCTGCTGGTTGACTGTTACAAACCCACAGAG GCCTTCATCTCTGGCCTGCTGGACAAGATCCGGGGCATGCAGAAGCTGAGCACACCGCAGAAGAAGTGA
- the FKBP2 gene encoding peptidyl-prolyl cis-trans isomerase FKBP2 isoform X1: protein MRLSWVRVLTVLSICLSAVATATGAEGKRKLQIGVKKRVDHCPIKSRKGDVLHMHYTGKLEDGTEFDSSLPQNQPFVFSLGTGQVIKGWDQGLLGMCEGEKRKLVIPSELGYGERGAPPKIPGGATLVFEVELLKIERRSEL, encoded by the exons ATGAGGCTGAGCTGGGTCCGGGTCCTGACAGTACTGTCCATCTGCCTGAGCGCCGTGGCCACGGCCACGGGGGCCGAGGGCAAAAGGAAGCTGCAGATCGGGGTCAAGAAGCGGGTGGACCACTGTCCCATCAAATCTCGTAAAGGGGATGTCCTGCACATGCACTACACG GGGAAGCTGGAAGATGGGACAGAGTTTGACAGCAGCCTGCCCCAGAACCAGCCCTTTGTCTTCTCCCTTGGCACAGGCCAGGTCATCAAGGGCTGGGACCAGGGGCTGCTGGG GATGTGTGAGGGGGAGAAGCGCAAGCTGGTGATCCCGTCTGAGCTGG GGTATGGAGAGCGGGGAGCTCCCCCAAAGATTCCAG GTGGTGCAACCCTGGTGTTCGAGGTGGAGCTGCTCAAAATCGAGCGACGATCCGAGCTGTAA
- the FKBP2 gene encoding peptidyl-prolyl cis-trans isomerase FKBP2 isoform X2: MHYTGKLEDGTEFDSSLPQNQPFVFSLGTGQVIKGWDQGLLGMCEGEKRKLVIPSELGYGERGAPPKIPGGATLVFEVELLKIERRSEL, translated from the exons ATGCACTACACG GGGAAGCTGGAAGATGGGACAGAGTTTGACAGCAGCCTGCCCCAGAACCAGCCCTTTGTCTTCTCCCTTGGCACAGGCCAGGTCATCAAGGGCTGGGACCAGGGGCTGCTGGG GATGTGTGAGGGGGAGAAGCGCAAGCTGGTGATCCCGTCTGAGCTGG GGTATGGAGAGCGGGGAGCTCCCCCAAAGATTCCAG GTGGTGCAACCCTGGTGTTCGAGGTGGAGCTGCTCAAAATCGAGCGACGATCCGAGCTGTAA
- the LOC144334150 gene encoding uncharacterized protein LOC144334150 translates to MPQGEGSHAARGGALGLGAGRGTVTGGTSELVPVEGGARRQGAELGRSGDGAWLLKEELEEVKGGASGSEAEGDGAQALGAGLQPVSGVATAPEKGSSSVEGGAAGPGAAPRPSKGGAKESREEPGPSNGPGRPRGGGLRGGRAWGRGRPRTPPGEVVWVERARRPEDTGPVWVPRRPPRAQSWGGASGGGTGPGWGVSPEDPGSSEPPSGDVWVPRGRPPAAAAEVWVCWAGGSWVWREWDRPVGATAVQPDRVWTLRKGTGGN, encoded by the coding sequence ATGCCGCAGGGGGAGGGTTCTCACGCCGCACGGGGCGGAGCCCTGGGACTCGGGGCGGGACGTGGAACCGTGACGGGTGGGACCTCCGAGCTGGTGCCAGTGGAAGGCGGAGCCCGGCGGCAGGGGGCGGAGCTAGGAAGGTCGGGGGACGGAGCCTGGCTCTTgaaggaggagctggaggaggtgAAAGGCGGAGCCTCGGGGTCGGAAGCAGAGGGGGACGGAGCGCAGGCGCTGGGGGCGGGGCTTCAGCCGGTGAGTGGCGTGGCTACGGCTCCGGAAAAAGGGTCTAGTTCTGTCGAAGGCGGGGCTGCAGGCCCGGGGGCGGCACCGCGTCCTTCGAAGGGCGGTGCCAAGGAGTCAAGGGAGGAGCCCGGCCCGAGTAATGGCCCCGGGCGTCCTCGTGGGGGTGGTCTCCGTGGTGGCCGGGCTTGGGGACGCGGTAGGCCGAGAACTCCACCGGGAGAGGTGGTGTGGGTGGAGCGGGCTCGGCGGCCAGAAGACACAGGGCCAGTCTGGGTGCCCCGGAGACCCCCAAGGGCTCAGAGTTGGGGCGGCGCCTCGGGCGGAGGCACAGGACCAGGCTGGGGGGTATCTCCCGAGGACCCGGGCTCCTCGGAGCCACCCAGCGGGGATGTGTGGGTGCCTCGGGGCCGGCCCCCGGCAGCGGCCGCAGAGGTGTGGGTGTGCTGGGCCGGGGGCAGCTGGGTGTGGCGTGAGTGGGACCGCCCAGTCGGGGCAACTGCAGTGCAGCCAGATAGGGTCTGGACTTTACGCAAAGGGACAGGCGGGAACTGA